The Fulvia fulva chromosome 13, complete sequence genome window below encodes:
- a CDS encoding 40S ribosomal protein S4, with amino-acid sequence MGRGPKKHQKRLSAPSHWLLDKLSGAYAPKASPGPHKLRDCMPLVVFIRNRLKYALNTRETKAIVMQRLIKVDGKVRTDPTYPAGFMDVISIEKTGENFRLVYDTKGRFTVHRITTEEAEYKLGKVKRVQLGKGGIPFLVTHDARTIRYPDPAVRVNDTVKINLSTGKIEDFIRFDTGVIAMATGGRNMGRVGVITHRERHDGGFNIVHIKDAIDNEFATRESNVFVIGREKPWISLPKGKGVKLSIAEERDRRRAYALAGN; translated from the exons ATGGGTCGTGGTCCGAAGAAGCACCAAAAGCGTCTGTCAGCGCCATCACACTGGCTGCTTGACAAGCTCAGCGGTGCCTATGCACCAAAGGCCTCGCCAGGTCCGCACAAGTTGCGCGACTGCATGCCATTGGTCGTCTTCATCCGCAACCG TCTGAAGTACGCCCTCAACACCCGCGAGACCAAGGCGATTGTCATGCAGCGCCTGATCAAGGTCGATGGCAAGGTCCGCACCGATCCCACCTACCCAGCCGGCTTCATGGACGTCATCTCCATCGAGAAGACTGGCGAGAACTTCCGCCTCGTCTACGACACCAAGGGCCGTTTCACCGTCCACCGCATCACCACCGAAGAGGCGGAGTACAAGCTGGGCAAGGTCAAGCGAGTTCAGCTCGGCAAGGGTGGAATTCCATTCCTGGTTACGCATGACGCGCGCAC TATCCGATACCCAGACCCAGCCGTCCGGGTCAACGACACCGTCAAGATCAACCTCTCGACTG GCAAGATTGAGGACTTCATCCGCTTCGACACTGGTGTGATCGCCATGGCCACCGGTGGTCGCAACATGGGTCGTGTCGGTGTCATCACCCACCGTGAGCGCCACGACGGAGGTTTCAACATCGTGCACATCAAGGACGCCATCGACaacgagttcgctactcgtgAGTCCAACGTCTTCGTCATCGGCCGTGAGAAGCCATGGATCTCGCTTCCAAAGGGCAAGGGTGTCAAGCTCAGCATTGCCGAGGAGAGAGATCGCAGACGCGCCTACGCTCTTGCTGGCAACTAA
- a CDS encoding putative 1-aminocyclopropane-1-carboxylate deaminase codes for MSEGIKPSREPRDQLWFARDSLRTSIYLDSPEVQAAMAAANANGANGGEEGPAWLQKLRSIPRQPFLFGPSPVQFLPRLTKELSPDEGVKIWAKRDDCNSGLAYGGNKIRKLEYLLPAALSQNATHLVSIGGIQSNHTRAVTAAATACGLKAVTIQEKWVPIDPPLYSKTGNILLSRLMGGDVRTNDEGFHIGHKEAAKTACEEVEKEGGKAYYIPAGASDHELGGLGFVNFVVEVAEQERQLGVFFDTLIVCSVTGSSHAGLTVGAVAEGKGRKVIGIDASGKVEATKEQVTRIARNTAELLDPVLEIPDEAIVLDDRFHEGIYGIPGPSTIEAMKLAARTDALITDPVYEGKSMAGLVQLVREGTIKKGSNVLYVHLGGQPALNAYSSYFQE; via the exons ATGAGCGAAGGAATCAAGCCCAGCAGAGAGCCCCGAGACCAGCTCTGGTTCGCTAGAGACTCCCTGCGCACCAGCATTTACCTCGACAGTCCGGAAGTACAAGCAGCCATGGCGGCGGCGAATGCAAATGGTGCGAATGGAGGAGAGGAGGGACCGGCGTGGTTGCAGAAGTTACGGAGTATTCCCAGACAGCCGTTTCTTTTTGGGCCGAGCCCGGTGCAGTTTCTGCCTAGACTCACGAAGGAGCTCAGTCCGGATGAGGGGGTGAAAATCTGGGCGAAGAGAGATGATTGTAACAG CGGCCTCGCCTACGGCGGCAACAAAATCCGCAAACTCGAATACCTCCTCCCCGCCGCCCTGTCACAAAACGCTACCCACCTCGTCTCCATCGGCGGGATCCAATCAAACCACACCCGCGCCGTGACCGCCGCAGCCACAGCCTGCGGCCTCAAAGCCGTCACGATCCAGGAGAAATGGGTTCCCATCGATCCACCTTTATACTCCAAGACCGGCAACATTCTCCTCTCTCGCCTAATGGGCGGAGACGTGCGAACCAACGACGAAGGCTTCCATATCGGCCACAAGGAAGCTGCCAAGACGGCGTGTGAGGAAGTAGAGAAGGAAGGCGGGAAGGCGTACTACATTCCTGCGGGCGCGAGTGATCATGAGCTCGGCGGGCTAGGGTTTGTAAATTTTGTCGTTGAGGTGGCGGAGCAGGAGAGGCAGCTTGGTGTGTTCTTCGACACGTTGATTGTATGCAGCGTCACTGGATCCTCGCACGCGGGACTCACTGTGGGAGCCGTAGCGGAGGGGAAGGGGAGGAAAGTGATCGGGATCGACGCCAGTGGCAAAGTCGAAGCGACAAAGGAACAAGTTACGAGGATTGCCCGCAACACCGCGGAACTCCTCGATCCAGTGTTGGAGATCCCGGACGAGGCGATTGTGCTTGATGACAGGTTTCACGAGGGAATCTACGGCATTCCGGGACCGAGCACGATTGAGGCGATGAAGTTGGCGGCGAGGACGGATGCGTTGATCACAGACCCGGTCTATGAGGGAAAGAGTATGGCGGGGTTGGTTCAGCTTGTGAGGGAGGGGACGATTAAGAAGGGGAGCAATGTGTTGTATGTGCATCTGGGAGGTCAGCCGGCGCTGAATGCTTATTCGAGCTATTTTCAGGAGTAG
- a CDS encoding Versicolorin B synthase — protein MALSTLLTAAAMPVAGLFALAQQSSSFFDQIPVLGSMLNAGGVGTYDAQAAQHDGRIQARDLLSSHFGPIGWPHQSFDYVIVGGGTAGLAMAKRLSEEEGNSVALIEAGGFYEMDAGNATEVPMYLFNYFFDNGYMKNPLFDWYQYTEPQEGLHNREMFYMQGKTLGGSTARGAMLYHRGSKGAYQKWAVQIGDDSYSWDKWLPHFQRGIKFSGPNTNPRPANATAVNDEKAWSATGGPVHVAYPYLTNAISSWVDKALDAFGFTNVEGFSNGVLLGKSYITHTINPFTRRRETASSSYLREALVESNNLNIYIRTLAKKVLFDENKKANAVEVQTDGFKWKIEAKKEVILSAGVMRSPQLLMVSGIGPKETLEKLDIPVLSDRPGVGQNLQDTIILGPTNPIRVESHSQLLGGKDTLPRSIDDYNNHRTGLLTNPGQDFFAFEKHAKEGPGSLSKKTAADIDANFPADWPTYSFIALDDTFVPQFNGKNYFSMSAALMTTFSRGYVSINSTDTLDNPIVDPKWLSDPRDQEMAVAAFRRCRQFTQHEVLQDVIDGEELLPGKKYQTDEEVLGYIAETSDAYYAGVGTAAMGKKYDPKAVLDSKARVLGVEGLRVVDASSFPFAIDGQPMGTVYALAEKIAADILAGN, from the exons ATGGCGCTTAGCACCCTGCTCACAGCGGCGGCAATGCCCGTCGCTGGCCTCTTCGCCCTCGCACAGCAATCTTCTTCTTTCTTCGATCAGATCCCCGTGCTGGGCTCGATGCTCAATGCAGGTGGCGTTGGCACCTACGATGCACAGGCAGCACAGCATGATGGCCGTATTCAGGCTCGTGATCTGCTCAGCTCACATTTCGGCCCCATTGGCTGGCCTCATCAGTCATTTGACTATGTCATTGTTGGTGGAGGCACAGCTGGTCTGGCAATGGCCAAGAGGCTGTCGGAAGAGGAGGGCAACTCGGTTGCTCTCATTGAGGCCGGTGGCTTCTACGAGATGGATGCTGGTAATGCGACTGAGGTGCCCATGTACCTCTTCAACTACTTTTTCGACAATGGATACATGAAGAACCCACTTTTCGACTGGTACCAGTACACCGAGCCACAAGAG GGTCTCCACAACCGTGAGATGTTCTACATGCAAGGCAAGACGCTCGGAGGCAGCACTGCTCGCGGTGCCATGCTTTACCACCGTGGCTCAAAGGGTGCCTACCAGAAGTGGGCAGTCCAAATTGGCGACGACTCTTACAGCTGGGACAAGTGGCTGCCACACTTCCAGCGCGGTATCAAGTTCTCTGGCCCCAACACCAACCCTCGTCCGGCCAACGCCACAGCTGTCAACGACGAGAAGGCATGGTCTGCAACTGGTGGTCCAGTCCATGTTGCATACCCATACCTCACCAACGCCATCTCTTCGTGGGTTGACAAGGCTCTTGATGCATTTGGCTTCACCAACGTCGAGGGCTTCTCGAACGGTGTCCTGCTTGGCAAGTCGTACATCACCCACACCATCAACCCATTCACTCGTCGCCGTGAGACTGCTTCATCCTCCTACCTCCGCGAGGCACTGGTCGAGAGCAACAACCTCAACATCTACATCCGCACCCTCGCCAAGAAGGTCCTCTTCGACGAGAACAAGAAGGCCAACGCCGTCGAAGTCCAGACCGACGGCTTCAAGTGGAAGATCGAGGCCAAGAAGGAAGTCATCCTGTCCGCCGGTGTGATGCGCTCTCCTCAACTCCTCATGGTCAGCGGTATCGGTCCCAAGGAAaccctcgagaagctcgacatcCCAGTCCTCTCAGACCGCCCAGGCGTCGGCCAAAATCTCCAGGACACAATCATCCTCGGACCCACCAACCCCATCCGCGTCGAATCCCACTCCCAGCTCCTCGGTGGAAAGGACACCCTCCCCCGTTCCATCGACGACTACAACAACCACCGCACCGGCCTCCTCACCAACCCCGGCCAAGACTTCTTCGCCTTCGAAAAGCACGCCAAGGAAGGACCCGGCTCGCTCTCCAAGAAGACTGCAGCGGACATCGACGCGAACTTCCCAGCCGACTGGCCCACTTACTCTTTCATCGCCCTCGACGACACCTTCGTCCCACAGTTCAACGGCAAGAATTACTTCTCCATGTCCGCCGCTCTCATGACGACGTTCTCCCGCGGCTACGTCAGTATCAATAGCACCGATACCCTCGACAACCCCATCGTCGACCCCAAGTGGCTCTCCGATCCTCGCGACCAGGAAATGGCCGTCGCGGCGTTCCGTCGTTGCAGACAATTCACACAGCACGAAGTCCTGCAAGACGTCATCGACGGCGAGGAACTCCTGCCAGGCAAGAAGTACCAAACTGACGAGGAAGTGCTTGGCTACATCGCCGAGACTAGTGATGCATACTACGCCGGTGTGGGTACTGCGGCCATGGGAAAGAAATATGACCCCAAAGCGGTCTTGGACTCGAAGGCGAGAGTGTTGGGTGTTGAGGGATTGAGAGTTGTGGATGCGTCCTCGTTCCCGTTCGCGATTGATGGACAGCCTATGGGCACTGTGTATGCGCTGGCTGAGAAGATTGCTGCGGATATTCTTGCGGGTAACTAG
- a CDS encoding Monooxygenase hypC has protein sequence MLRAATNLYSPLTTTPTSTMSRTFAPSDVGIEVIPVMTGTFLSGAMMSLFLRTIPVILETTTAPSQLLHQWHRIFYRGHIQGPLISIATGLLYSFAAYQRAQRGGAWKPLAVSVAITVAMIPFTWVFMANVNNSLFSAVAVTEKGGVGDWKEAEGLVRRWGAWNAVRALFPLSGAVLGLLSTCKLVSF, from the exons ATGCTTCGAGCCGCAACAAACCTCTACTCCCCTCTCACAACCACCCCTACCAGCACCATGTCACGCACATTCGCCCCCTCAGATGTCGGCATCGAAGTCATCCCAGTCATGACTGGCACTTTCCTTTCAG GCGCCATGATGTCCCTCTTCCTCCGAACAATCCCCGTAATCCTCGAAACCACCACAGCGCCCTCCCAACTCCTGCACCAATGGCACCGCATCTTCTACCGCGGCCACATCCAAGGCCCCCTCATCTCCATCGCCACCGGTCTCCTCTACAGCTTCGCCGCCTACCAACGCGCCCAGCGCGGCGGCGCATGGAAACCTCTCGCAGTTTCGGTAGCCATTACGGTGGCGATGATTCCGTTTACGTGGGTGTTCATGGCGAATGTGAATAATAGTCTGTTCAGTGCTGTGGCGGTGACGGAGAAGGGTGGTGTGGGGGATTGGAAGGAGGCGGAGGGGTTGGTGAGGAGGTGGGGTGCGTGGAATGCGGTTAGGGCGTTGTTTCCGTTGAGTGGAGCGGTGCTGGGGTTGTTGAGTACGTGTAAGTTGGTGTCGTTTTGA
- a CDS encoding Fatty acid synthase alpha subunit hexA, producing MAREKLDSKTIAHQLLVELLVHQFAFPVKWVDTQESLLSGKDAVDRFIEFGPSSVLLGMGQKTIKRKVQSAERPAEANVQFLAMEEPTAQEPAPEAAPERPRLTRATTTSTKLLEPMTPSVTIADVPVSAEEVVRALVARKLKKPILSIPTTKSVKELCNGKSTLQNEIVGDFHSEFTNLPDRPEDIPLKELVPASASGGSLMLGRVSSALLAKLVSSKMPARFNADAIGKYLASKWGLGPLPSVAVMLFAIASEPEARLASLPAAEKYLDDTAAKYAEWVGITLQARSAQSTAGNSGSSGAVDPTVLAELTKTNTRMAKKQFQALAEYLQVDLMKPSSTQESEAMAAELQQKLDAWTAEFSEDFLTGVASTFSEKKNRRYNAWWNAARQDVSALFTGTLAEQLSNDNAALDAFLDRLSNRADDSLLATIRSLSRRNQTEIVPGLAAIAHRAEKAVCSCIDRPATAKALLPATRPRTTVSDDGNIKFTEVARPGVSGRAAYVDVLQSKTLNGNPAVARFISLKSAASSTDLTNGMLARIRTALDTGMSFAGKNILITGAGQGSIGAEVVQILLTGGARVIVTTSREPSSTAKYFQQMCEESGAKGSELILTRFNQASAKDCEKLIDHIYDAAGLNRDLDALLPFAAAPEGGTEIQDVGAKNELVHRLMLASVFRMLGRVIKNKRDRSIDCHPTQVLLPLSPNHGTFGGDGMYAESKLGLESLLNRVQSESWSDELTICGVKIGWTRGTGLMNANDIVAEAIEDHGVLTFSVQEMAFNIAMLMTPELVDLCENAPLMADFGGGLSALEDCAKILSSARTEINTAAEVARAIKTEDDLERAATRSVAAPSSKSSVAKKSMLSVGFPRLPYFETELSPLEHLRNMNDPAETVVVVGFSELGPWGSARLRWEIESKGKFSQVGYMEMAWMMDLIKHVDGPTKTGYYVGWVDSKTGEPVHDADIESKYGEVIRSHSGIRFVDPEGSAGYDPAKKEYLHEIAIEEDLPEFEASTATAEAFRLRHGANVSIIPIDGTENCRVQVKRGAAIKIPKSVPFTWGSVAGQLPKGWSPNKYGIPEDLIPQLDPVSLYTICCVAEAFYSAGIPDPLEIFKHIHLSEIGNFLGSSMGGALKTRQMYRDIYLDQDVQSDVLQETYLNTTGAWVNMLLLGSTGPIKTPMGACATGVESIDSAFESIMADKTRMCIVGGFDDFHEDESYGFSKMKATVNVAEELAKGRLPSEMSRPTAESRSGFVEAHGCGVQILCRGDMALEMGLPVYGIIAGSTMAADKVGRSVPAPGQGILTFARETGQAQLQTFLEQTGSAPPSSATQASDDESGCGSPATLVTPPGSSQGPNAIRRSSSGLRSQRPTVSPLRASLETWGLTIDDLDVASLHGTSTKANDINEPEVICKQMTHLGRTPGRPLWAICQKSVTGHPKAPAAAWMLNGCLQVMDTRIIPANRNADNVDPALQTATHLCFPTIPVHVQDVKAFILTSFGFGQKGGQVVGVAPKYFFATLDEEVYKDYSVRVRKRSKFADRAYAKALMSNAIVKVQDHSPYAQEDQSRIFMDPLSRITKVAETGSYHFDAKDIRNVADVKARLTRLVRGERLNARPDAASGLAQAAKSAQAWIEKQTNGRSSLDTSTVGIDLVDLGAFSAHENETFIERNFTDQEKDFARQSLDQKMAFASRWAAKEAVFKCLHTQTKGAGAAMKDIEIVKSDNAPKVKLHNDCIRAGRKAGLEEIQLSISHGEDCLIAVAIGIAGNGPAKYTL from the exons ATGGCGAGAGAGAAGCTCGATAGCAAGACAATTGCTCATCAATTGCTTGTTGAGCTCCTAGT CCATCAATTCGCGTTTCCTGTAAAATG GGTCGACACGCAAGAGAGTCTGCTCTCAGGCAAAGATGCTGTGGATCGCTTCATCGAGTTTGGTCCTTCCAGCGTGCTGCTTGGCATGGGTCAAAAGACGATAAAGCGCAAAGTCCAGTCCGCGGAACGACCAGCAGAAGCCAATGTCCAATTTCTCGCCA TGGAAGAGCCGACAGCGCAGGAGCCAGCGCCTGAAGCTGCACCAGAAAGACCGCGGCTGACACGAGCAACGACGACCTCGACGAAGTTGCTAGAGCCTATGACCCCGTCAGTGACTATAGCGGATGTGCCGGTATCAGCGGAAGAGGTCGTTCGAGCTCTCGTGGCGAGGAAGTTAAAGAAGCCCATACTCAGCATTCCAACGACAAAGTCGGTGAAAGAGCTATGCAACGGCAAATCAACATTGCAGAACGAGATCGTGGGAGACTTCCACAGCGAGTTCACGAACCTTCCCGACAGGCCAGAAGACATCCCTCTCAAGGAACTGGTGCCCGCATCTGCCAGTGGCGGGAGTCTCATGCTTGGCAGAGTATCATCGGCACTGTTGGCGAAACTCGTGTCCTCCAAGATGCCCGCCCGCTTCAATGCTGATGCCATCGGCAAGTATCTTGCGTCCAAATGGGGCCTTGGACCACTGCCAAGCGTAGCAGTCATGCTATTCGCCATCGCCTCAGAGCCAGAAGCACGACTTGCTTCTCTGCCTGCAGCTGAAAAGTATCTCGATGATACGGCAGCCAAATACGCCGAGTGGGTTGGCATTACACTACAAGCTCGATCGGCTCAGAGTACTGCTGGTAACAGTGGCTCATCAGGAGCAGTTGATCCGACAGTCCTTGCGGAGCTTACCAAAACCAACACCAGAATGGCCAAGAAGCAATTCCAAGCACTGGCCGAGTATCTGCAGGTCGATCTGATGAAGCCATCATCGACTCAGGAGTCGGAGGCGATGGCAGCAGAGCTGCAACAGAAGCTCGATGCTTGGACAGCCGAGTTCTCCGAAGACTTCTTGACTGGCGTTGCTTCGACGTTCAGTGAGAAGAAGAATCGAAGGTACAATGCTTGGTGGAACGCGGCAAGACAAGATGTGTCGGCTCTGTTCACTGGTACACTTGCGGAACAGCTGTCGAACGACAATGCAGCACTGGATGCGTTTCTGGATCGACTCAGCAACAGGGCAGACGACAGTTTGCTCGCCACGATACGCAGTCTCAGCAGACGAAACCAGACCGAGATCGTGCCCGGTCTGGCTGCCATAGCTCATCGCGCCGAGAAAGCAGTGTGTTCGTGCATTGATCGCCCAGCCACAGCAAAGGCACTTCTTCCAGCAACTCGGCCAAGAACCACAGTCTCAGACGATGGGAACATCAAGTTCACAGAGGTGGCGAGACCAGGCGTGAGCGGTCGTGCCGCCTACGTTGATGTGCTGCAGTCGAAGACCCTCAATGGAAATCCAGCAGTGGCCCGCTTCATCAGCCTCAAGTCGGCCGCCTCCAGCACAGACCTGACGAACGGCATGCTAGCCCGGATCAGGACAGCTCTAGACACAGGCATGTCTTTCGCCGGGAAGAACATCCTCATCACAGGCGCTGGTCAAGGCTCCATCGGCGCTGAGGTCGTCCAGATCCTGCTGACTGGTGGAGCTCGAGTGATCGTGACAACAAGTCGAGAGCCATCGTCCACTGCCAAGTACTTCCAACAGATGTGCGAGGAAAGCGGAGCGAAGGGGTCCGAGCTCATCTTGACGCGATTCAACCAAGCGAGCGCAAAGGACTGCGAGAAGTTGATCGATCACATCTACGATGCTGCCGGTCTCAATCGCGACCTCGATGCATTGCTACCGTTCGCTGCAGCGCCCGAGGGTGGTACCGAGATCCAGGATGTTGGCGCGAAGAACGAGCTCGTGCACAGACTCATGCTGGCGAGCGTCTTCCGCATGCTCGGTCGAGTTATCAAGAACAAGCGAGACCGCTCCATCGACTGCCATCCAACACAAGTCCTGCTGCCGCTATCTCCCAATCACGGAACGTTTGGTGGTGATGGCATGTACGCAGAGTCGAAGCTCGGATTGGAGAGTCTGCTCAATCGTGTCCAGTCAGAGTCGTGGTCGGACGAGTTGACGATCTGCGGCGTGAAGATTGGCTGGACACGTGGCACAGGCTTGATGAATGCCAACGATATCGTAGCCGAAGCCATTGAGGACCATGGTGTGCTCACGTTCTCGGTGCAGGAGATGGCTTTCAACATCGCCATGCTGATGACACCAGAACTTGTGGACCTTTGCGAGAATGCGCCACTGATGGCAGACTTTGGGGGCGGCTTGAGTGCTTTGGAAGACTGTGCCAAGATTCTATCATCAGCTCGGACGGAGATCAACACAGCTGCCGAAGTCGCCAGAGCTATTAAGACAGAAGACGACCTCGAACGAGCAGCGACTCGATCGGTAGCTGCACCATCAAGCAAATCGTCAGTAGCGAAGAAATCGATGCTGAGTGTCGGCTTTCCACGACTGCCTTACTTCGAGACAGAGCTCTCACCACTCGAGCACCTCCGCAATATGAACGACCCGGCAGAAACAGTCGTAGTCGTGGGCTTCTCTGAGCTCGGTCCATGGGGTAGCGCACGCCTGCGATGGGAGATCGAAAGCAAGGGCAAGTTCAGCCAGGTCGGGTACATGGAGATGGCCTGGATGATGGACCTCATCAAACATGTCGACGGCCCAACCAAGACCGGCTACTACGTCGGCTGGGTGGACTCCAAGACCGGAGAACCTGTCCATGATGCCGACATTGAGTCCAAATACGGCGAGGTGATCCGCAGCCATAGCGGCATCAGGTTCGTCGATCCCGAGGGCAGCGCCGGCTACGACCCAGCCAAGAAAGAATACCTCCACGAAATCGCCATCGAAGAAGACCTCCCCGAATTCGAAGCCTCAACAGCCACGGCAGAAGCCTTCCGCCTCCGCCACGGCGCAAACGTCTCCATAATCCCCATAGACGGCACCGAAAACTGCCGCGTCCAAGTAAAGCGGGGCGCCGCCATCAAAATCCCCAAATCAGTCCCCTTCACCTGGGGTTCCGTCGCGGGCCAACTCCCCAAAGGCTGGTCTCCCAATAAGTACGGCATCCCCGAAGACCTGATCCCACAACTCGACCCCGTGTCCCTCTACACCATCTGCTGCGTCGCCGAGGCTTTCTACTCGGCAGGTATTCCTGACCCGTTGGAGATCTTCAAGCACATTCACCTTTCCGAGATCGGTAATTTCCTCGGCTCCTCGATGGGCGGTGCGCTCAAGACTAGGCAGATGTATCGGGACATCTACTTAGATCAGGACGTGCAGAGTGATGTGTTGCAGGAGACATATCTCAACACTACCGGGGCGTGGGTAAATATGTTGTTACTTGGGAGTACGGGGCCGATCAAGACGCCGATGGGGGCGTGTGCGACGGGTGTGGAGAGTATTGATTCGGCTTTTGAGTCGATTATGGCAGACAAGACGAGGATGTGTATCGTGGGAGGATTTGACGATTTTCATGAGGATGAGTCGTACGGGTTTTCGAAGATGAAGGCGACTGTGAACGTTGCGGAAGAGTTGGCCAAGGGCAGATTGCCGAGTGAGATGTCGAGGCCTACTGCTGAAAGCCGATCTGGTTTCGTGGAAGCGCATGGATGTGGTGTGCAGATCCTGTGCCGTGGTGACATGGCGCTGGAGATGGGACTGCCGGTCTATGGTATCATTGCTGGCTCGACGATGGCGGCTGATAAGGTTGGCCGTTCGGTGCCTGCGCCTGGACAGGGCATCTTGACATTTGCCAGAGAGACCGGTCAGGCACAGTTGCAGACATTCTTGGAGCAGACTGGCAGCGCACCGCCTTCGAGTGCGACACAAGCCTCGGATGATGAGAGTGGCTGTGGCTCACCAGCAACACTAGTCACGCCCCCAGGCTCTTCACAAGGGCCCAACGCTATCAGGCGATCGTCCTCTGGCCTGCGCAGCCAGCGACCGACTGTCTCGCCCTTGCGAGCAAGTCTAGAAACTTGGGGCCTGACCATCGACGACTTGGATGTAGCATCTCTGCACGGAACCTCAACAAAGGCCAACGACATCAACGAGCCGGAAGTCATCTGCAAACAGATGACCCACCTAGGCCGCACGCCAGGACGACCTCTCTGGGCGATATGTCAGAAATCCGTGACAGGCCACCCAAAGGCTCCAGCAGCAGCATGGATGCTCAACGGCTGCCTGCAAGTCATGGATACACGCATCATCCCAGCAAATCGCAACGCAGACAATGTCGATCCAGCTCTGCAGACAGCTACACATCTCTGCTTCCCAACCATCCCTGTGCATGTCCAGGATGTGAAAGCATTCATCTTGACCTCATTTGGCTTCGGCCAGAAGGGTGGACAAGTCGTCGGCGTAGCACCAAAGTACTTCTTCGCTACTCTCGACGAGGAAGTCTACAAAGACTACAGTGTCCGCGTCAGGAAGCGCAGCAAGTTCGCCGACAGAGCGTACGCTAAAGCGCTAATGTCGAATGCGATTGTGAAAGTCCAGGATCACTCGCCGTACGCGCAGGAAGATCAATCTCGCATCTTCATGGATCCTCTTTCCAGAATAACAAAAGTGGCCGAAACTGGATCCTACCACTTCGACGCCAAGGACATCCGCAACGTCGCCGATGTGAAAGCCAGGCTGACCCGCCTTGTGCGCGGCGAACGCCTCAACGCACGTCCAGATGCCGCTAGTGGTCTTGCGCAAGCTGCGAAGTCTGCCCAGGCCTGGATCGAGAAGCAGACGAATGGTCGCAGCTCGCTGGACACAAGCACAGTTGGCATCGATCTGGTCGACCTCGGTGCCTTCTCGGCGCATGAGAATGAGACGTTCATCGAGCGCAACTTCACCGATCAGGAGAAGGACTTTGCTCGACAGAGTCTGGACCAGAAGATGGCGTTTGCAAGCCGATGGGCCGCTAAGGAGGCTGTGTTTAAGTGCCTGCATACCCAGACGAAAGGGGCTGGGGCTGCGATGAAGGATATTGAGATTGTCAAGAGTGACAATGCGCCAAAGGTGAAG TTGCATAACGATTGCATCAGAGCTGGTCGTAAAGCTGGTTTGGAGGAGATCCAGCTGAGCATCAGTCATGGCGAGGACTGTTTGATCGCCGTGGCTATTGGTATTGCCGGCAATGGGCCAGCGAAGTACACATTGTGA